From one Rhodamnia argentea isolate NSW1041297 chromosome 1, ASM2092103v1, whole genome shotgun sequence genomic stretch:
- the LOC125316066 gene encoding RING-H2 finger protein ATL34-like, producing MNPDVLLFCCAIAAALICTLLAIGSLKLFLWLDDRAEGRGRLARIGVDVSASVYILSACLMMLLTAYIMDSFADIPGNKRYRRREEEEMKKKVRDLFESFPSASYTGQGIGSQHGDCAICLGEFIEGEPCWVLPSCKHTFHSSCFDRWLMIHLYCPTCLSSLLPV from the exons ATGAATCCGGACGTCCTGCTATTCTGCTGTGCTATCGCAGCGGCCCTGATCTGTACCCTCTTGGCGATAGGCTCCCTCAAGCTATTTCTTTGGCTTGATGACAGAGCTGAAGGGAGGGGTAGGCTAGCACGGATTGGCGTGGATGTCTCTGCCAGCGTGTACATCTTATCTGCGTGCCTCATGATGCTCCTCACCGCGTACATAATGGACTCCTTCGCCGACATTCCAGGCAATAAGAGATATagaagaagggaggaggaagaa atgaagaaaaaggtACGAGACCTGTTCGAGTCGTTTCCTTCAGCGAGTTACACGGGTCAAGGGATCGGGTCACAACATGGGGACTGTGCAATTTGCCTGGGGGAATTCATAGAAGGTGAGCCCTGTTGGGTCCTTCCCTCATGTAAACATACCTTTCATTCTTCCTGCTTTGATCGCTGGTTGATGATTCATTTGTATTGCCCTACGTGCCTTAGCTCTCTTTTGCCTGTATGA